One genomic window of Elaeis guineensis isolate ETL-2024a chromosome 2, EG11, whole genome shotgun sequence includes the following:
- the LOC109504781 gene encoding secreted LysM effector LysM2: MVKANKKVAAFVNGALLVSLLLLFAINMAEGKLFGVGYLKSTLRCETVYGVQSGNTCFKVQQQFNLTAEEFGGINPNLDCDNLFVGQWLCVNGTA, from the exons ATGGTCAAAGCAAACAAGAAAGTTGCTGCGTTTGTTAACGGGGCCCTTTTGgtctccctcctcctcctctttgcCATCAACATGGCCGAGGGAAAGCTGTTTGGCG TTGGGTATCTAAAATCAACCTTGCGCTGTGAGACTGTTTATGGGGTGCAGAGTGGCAACACATGCTTCAAAGTCCAGCAACAATTCAACCTAACCGCCGAAGAGTTTGGTGGCATCAACCCTAATCTCGACTGTGACAATCTTTTTGTGGGCCAATGGCTGTGCGTTAATGGAACTGCTTGA